Proteins encoded in a region of the Streptomyces sp. NBC_01298 genome:
- the dxr gene encoding 1-deoxy-D-xylulose-5-phosphate reductoisomerase has translation MSDRPSPLADPHLLFDPAAGRRDIVILGSTGSIGTQAIDLALRNPDRFRVTALSAAGGRVALLAEQARLLRVHTVAVAREDVVPALKEALDAEYGAGEPLPEILAGPDAATELAASECHTVLNGITGSIGLAPTLAALRAGRTLALANKESLIVGGPLVKALAKPGQIIPVDSEHAALFQALAAGTRAEVRKLVVTASGGPFRGRTRAELASVTVQDALAHPTWAMGPVITVNSATLVNKGLEVIEAHLLYDIPFERIEVVVHPQSYVHSMVEFTDGSTLAQATPPDMRGPIAIGLGWPQRVPDASTAFDWTKASTWEFFPLDTEAFPAVGLARHVGALGGTAPAVFNAANEECVEAFLAGRLPFTAIMDTVSAVVDEHGTPARGTSLTVADVLEAETWARARAQELAARAAVEARA, from the coding sequence ATGAGCGACCGCCCATCTCCCCTCGCCGATCCGCACCTCCTCTTCGACCCCGCGGCCGGCCGTCGGGACATCGTCATCCTCGGCTCGACCGGGTCCATCGGGACCCAGGCCATCGACCTGGCCCTGCGCAACCCGGACCGGTTCCGGGTCACGGCCCTGTCCGCCGCCGGCGGCCGGGTCGCGCTGCTGGCCGAGCAGGCCAGGCTGCTGCGCGTGCACACCGTGGCCGTCGCGCGCGAAGACGTCGTACCGGCCCTCAAGGAGGCCCTGGACGCCGAGTACGGCGCCGGTGAGCCGCTGCCCGAGATCCTCGCGGGCCCGGACGCGGCCACCGAACTCGCGGCCTCCGAGTGCCACACCGTGCTCAACGGCATCACCGGTTCCATCGGCCTCGCGCCCACCCTCGCCGCGCTGCGCGCCGGGCGGACCCTGGCCCTCGCGAACAAGGAGTCGCTGATCGTCGGCGGTCCGCTGGTGAAGGCCCTGGCGAAGCCGGGCCAGATCATCCCGGTCGACTCCGAGCACGCCGCGCTCTTCCAGGCCCTGGCCGCGGGCACCCGCGCCGAGGTCCGCAAGCTCGTGGTCACCGCCTCCGGCGGGCCCTTCCGCGGCCGCACCCGCGCCGAGCTGGCCTCGGTCACGGTGCAGGACGCCCTGGCCCACCCGACCTGGGCGATGGGCCCGGTGATCACCGTGAACTCGGCGACCCTGGTCAACAAGGGCCTGGAGGTCATCGAGGCGCACCTGCTCTACGACATCCCCTTCGAGCGGATCGAGGTCGTGGTCCACCCGCAGTCGTACGTGCACTCCATGGTGGAGTTCACGGACGGCTCCACGCTGGCCCAGGCCACCCCGCCGGACATGCGCGGCCCGATCGCGATCGGCCTCGGCTGGCCCCAGCGGGTCCCGGACGCGTCCACCGCCTTCGACTGGACCAAGGCGTCGACCTGGGAGTTCTTCCCGCTGGACACCGAGGCCTTCCCGGCGGTGGGCCTGGCCCGGCACGTCGGCGCCCTGGGCGGTACGGCGCCCGCCGTGTTCAATGCGGCGAACGAGGAGTGCGTAGAGGCCTTCCTGGCCGGTCGGCTCCCGTTCACAGCAATCATGGATACGGTCTCTGCCGTGGTCGATGAGCACGGAACGCCCGCCCGGGGAACTTCCCTCACCGTCGCGGACGTCCTTGAAGCGGAGACCTGGGCCAGGGCCCGGGCACAGGAGCTGGCGGCACGGGCCGCCGTGGAGGCGCGCGCATGA